From the genome of Paraburkholderia flava, one region includes:
- a CDS encoding DNA/RNA non-specific endonuclease → MKKWIISLLIAAAAHTVATTATAAPTCTQFTPNAQWPVLTNPKMQPKTRMLCYADFAVLHSGITHGPLWSAEHLTRDHLATARDMVRTNRFFEDARLPEGEGATLADYKRSGFDRGHMSPAGNRWTQEGMAQSFSLANVVPQDRVNNQRLWARIETAVRRLATKYDEAWVVTGPMFNGQQLQTIGPTRVLVPTQLFKVVYLPSRSLAFAIVSDNVSTNRYDIRSVHELEAASGIRFPGIPEALKDQRPGGLKGV, encoded by the coding sequence ATGAAGAAGTGGATTATTTCGCTGCTGATCGCCGCTGCCGCACATACGGTCGCGACGACGGCCACAGCGGCACCGACCTGCACGCAATTCACACCAAACGCGCAATGGCCCGTCCTCACCAACCCGAAGATGCAGCCGAAGACGCGCATGCTCTGCTACGCGGACTTCGCCGTGCTGCACTCGGGGATCACGCACGGACCGCTGTGGTCCGCCGAACATCTGACCCGCGATCACCTCGCCACCGCACGCGACATGGTGCGCACCAACCGCTTCTTCGAGGACGCGCGGTTGCCTGAAGGCGAAGGCGCGACGCTCGCGGACTACAAACGCAGCGGCTTCGATCGCGGTCATATGAGCCCGGCGGGCAATCGCTGGACGCAGGAAGGAATGGCACAATCGTTCTCGCTCGCGAACGTCGTGCCGCAGGATCGCGTGAACAACCAGCGACTGTGGGCGCGCATCGAAACCGCCGTGCGCCGCCTCGCGACGAAATACGACGAGGCATGGGTCGTCACCGGACCGATGTTCAACGGTCAGCAGTTGCAGACCATCGGACCGACGCGCGTGCTCGTACCGACGCAGCTGTTCAAGGTCGTCTATCTGCCGTCGCGCTCGCTCGCCTTCGCGATCGTGTCGGACAACGTATCGACGAACCGCTATGACATCCGCTCGGTGCATGAGCTCGAAGCGGCGAGCGGCATCCGCTTTCCGGGCATCCCGGAAGCGTTGAAGGATCAGCGACCCGGAGGACTGAAAGGTGTTTAA
- a CDS encoding Crp/Fnr family transcriptional regulator, which yields MTSHATPSGPYEGASLITTLDRSAWFRAAPDALRTELIQAGRVERFAAGERLFMRNDPDDGLYCVLDGLIRIGAASFAGKEALLAVIEPVNWFGEITLFDGQARTHDAYAERESVLFHVPRAALAALLERTPAWWHAFGLLLTQKLRHAFDAIEEAALLPAAQRVARRLLLMAGGFDKPGTLRRVLKVPQEDLAMMLALSRQTTNQILRQFEMQGALQLRYAEIEIVDARKLAELADPPAR from the coding sequence ATGACTTCGCATGCCACGCCGTCCGGGCCCTATGAGGGCGCTTCGCTGATTACCACGCTCGACCGCAGTGCGTGGTTCCGCGCCGCGCCCGACGCGCTGCGCACCGAACTGATCCAAGCCGGCCGCGTCGAGCGGTTCGCAGCCGGCGAGCGGCTTTTCATGCGCAACGATCCCGACGATGGCCTCTATTGCGTGCTCGACGGACTGATCCGGATCGGCGCGGCGAGTTTCGCAGGGAAGGAAGCGCTGCTGGCGGTGATCGAGCCGGTCAACTGGTTCGGCGAGATCACGCTGTTCGACGGCCAGGCGCGCACGCACGATGCGTACGCGGAGCGCGAGTCGGTGCTGTTTCATGTGCCGCGCGCGGCGCTCGCCGCGCTGCTCGAACGCACGCCGGCCTGGTGGCACGCGTTCGGCCTGCTGCTCACGCAGAAGCTGCGACACGCATTCGATGCGATCGAAGAGGCCGCGCTGCTGCCGGCCGCGCAGCGCGTCGCGCGGCGTCTGCTGTTGATGGCGGGTGGTTTCGACAAGCCCGGCACGCTGCGGCGCGTGCTGAAGGTGCCGCAGGAAGACCTCGCGATGATGCTCGCGCTGTCGCGGCAGACCACGAACCAGATCCTGCGGCAGTTCGAGATGCAGGGCGCGCTGCAACTGCGTTACGCGGAGATCGAGATCGTCGATGCGCGCAAGCTCGCGGAACTGGCCGATCCTCCGGCCCGCTAA
- a CDS encoding DUF962 domain-containing protein: MRTLTEQLTQYAAYHRDRRNIATHFIGIPMIVLALAVLLSRPAWPVGAGTIALSPAWVLFVGATLYYLVLDVQLGVMMAIFSALCLAFGQWLAGMTTLTWLATGIGLFVIGWIFQFVGHAAYEHRKPAFVDDVMGLLIGPLFVFAEALFGAGWRPSLREAIEARVGPTRINEAGAPAHHGQ; the protein is encoded by the coding sequence ATGAGAACGCTGACCGAACAACTCACCCAATACGCGGCCTATCACCGCGACCGCCGCAATATCGCCACGCATTTCATCGGCATCCCGATGATCGTGCTCGCGCTCGCCGTGCTGCTCAGCCGGCCGGCGTGGCCGGTCGGCGCGGGGACGATCGCGCTGTCGCCGGCGTGGGTGCTGTTCGTCGGCGCGACGCTCTACTACCTCGTGCTCGACGTGCAGCTTGGCGTGATGATGGCGATTTTCTCGGCGCTATGCCTCGCGTTCGGACAATGGCTCGCCGGCATGACGACGCTGACGTGGCTCGCGACCGGCATCGGCCTGTTCGTGATCGGCTGGATCTTTCAGTTCGTCGGCCACGCGGCTTACGAGCATCGCAAGCCGGCTTTCGTCGACGACGTGATGGGCCTGTTGATCGGACCGCTGTTCGTGTTCGCCGAAGCGCTGTTCGGTGCGGGCTGGCGACCGTCGTTGCGCGAAGCGATCGAGGCGCGGGTGGGACCGACGCGGATCAATGAGGCGGGAGCGCCGGCGCATCACGGGCAGTGA
- the rarD gene encoding EamA family transporter RarD has product MNRPESGRGIAFSVGASALFALMSVYATLLAPLSGVDIFAWRVVWTLPGALILLALRGRLPQLRALVMRAVAQPWIALALLVSAALLGAQLWVFLWAPLHGRMLEVSLGYFLLPLTMVLTGRFYYRERLDALQWLAVACAALGVAHELWATGAFAWPTLLVSLGYPPYFVLRRKVGADSLIMFACEMLVLFPVAAVLVVTGGSLAIVAPRVELWAVLLPGLGALSTFALASYLNASRLLPMALFGILGYVEPVLLVLVSVVLLGETLSAEQLATYVPIWAAVALTALHGVRIVRLERHARSLNAPT; this is encoded by the coding sequence ATGAACCGTCCCGAGTCCGGTCGCGGGATCGCGTTTTCCGTCGGTGCTTCTGCGTTGTTCGCGTTGATGTCCGTATATGCGACGCTGCTCGCGCCGTTGAGCGGCGTCGATATCTTCGCGTGGCGCGTTGTCTGGACGTTGCCGGGTGCGTTGATTCTGCTCGCGCTGCGCGGACGTTTGCCGCAGTTGCGCGCGCTCGTGATGCGGGCCGTCGCGCAACCGTGGATAGCGCTCGCGTTGCTCGTCAGTGCTGCGCTGCTCGGCGCGCAGCTGTGGGTTTTTCTGTGGGCGCCGTTGCATGGGCGCATGCTCGAAGTGTCGCTCGGCTATTTCCTGCTGCCGCTGACGATGGTGTTGACCGGACGCTTCTACTATCGCGAGCGCCTCGACGCGCTGCAATGGCTGGCGGTCGCGTGTGCTGCGCTCGGCGTCGCGCACGAGTTGTGGGCAACGGGCGCATTCGCGTGGCCGACGCTGCTCGTCTCGCTGGGTTATCCGCCGTATTTTGTGCTGCGTCGCAAGGTCGGCGCGGACTCGCTGATCATGTTCGCGTGCGAGATGCTCGTGCTGTTCCCGGTGGCCGCCGTGCTCGTCGTGACCGGCGGTTCGCTTGCGATCGTCGCGCCGCGCGTCGAGTTGTGGGCCGTGCTGCTGCCGGGGCTCGGCGCATTGAGTACGTTCGCGCTCGCGTCGTATCTGAACGCGAGCCGCCTGCTGCCGATGGCGCTGTTCGGCATCCTCGGCTATGTGGAGCCGGTGCTGCTGGTGCTCGTATCGGTGGTGCTGCTTGGCGAGACGCTATCCGCTGAACAGCTCGCGACCTATGTGCCGATCTGGGCGGCGGTCGCGCTTACCGCGCTGCATGGGGTGCGGATCGTGAGGCTGGAGCGCCACGCACGTAGCCTGAACGCTCCGACGTGA
- the egtD gene encoding L-histidine N(alpha)-methyltransferase: MTQPALSPDLSASTAAFAAEVRAGLTHSPQKELPSKYLYDEVGSALFEVITALPEYGVTRAEERLMAEHAADIVEQLPHDVTVAELGSGSGRKTRRILEALCKKRPTSYHPIEISRTALQLCRRELGDIERISIVGYERDYLAGLAEVSKKRTPGEQLLVLFLGSTIGNFSRLAATRFLRDIRTMLAPGDALLLGTDLDKPVPVLLAAYDDPIGVTAAFDLNLLARINRELGGDFPLDAFEHVARFNRDARSIEMHLRATRHVTAQVRAAQLTVTLEAGETIWTESSHKYRVEEVDAMAHDAGFACRSQWLEEDWGFAESLLVAR; the protein is encoded by the coding sequence ATGACCCAGCCCGCCCTGTCGCCCGATCTATCCGCCAGCACCGCCGCGTTTGCCGCCGAGGTTCGCGCCGGTCTCACGCACTCGCCGCAGAAGGAGTTGCCGTCGAAGTATCTGTACGACGAAGTGGGCTCCGCGTTGTTCGAAGTCATCACCGCGCTGCCGGAGTACGGCGTGACGCGCGCCGAAGAGCGTCTGATGGCGGAGCACGCCGCCGATATCGTCGAGCAGTTGCCGCACGACGTCACCGTCGCCGAACTCGGCAGCGGCAGCGGCCGCAAGACGCGGCGCATTCTGGAGGCGCTGTGTAAAAAGCGCCCCACTTCCTACCATCCGATTGAAATTTCGCGCACCGCGCTGCAGTTGTGCCGCCGCGAACTCGGCGACATCGAGCGCATTTCGATCGTCGGTTACGAGCGCGACTATCTCGCGGGTCTCGCCGAAGTGAGCAAGAAGCGCACGCCGGGTGAACAATTGCTGGTGCTGTTTCTCGGCAGCACGATCGGCAATTTCAGCCGCCTCGCCGCGACGCGCTTCCTGCGCGATATCCGCACGATGCTCGCGCCCGGCGACGCGCTGCTACTCGGCACCGATCTCGACAAGCCGGTGCCGGTGCTGCTCGCGGCCTACGACGATCCGATCGGCGTCACCGCCGCGTTCGACCTGAATCTGCTCGCGCGCATCAACCGCGAACTGGGCGGCGATTTTCCGCTCGATGCGTTCGAGCACGTCGCGCGCTTCAATCGCGACGCGCGCAGCATCGAAATGCATCTGCGTGCAACGCGTCATGTGACCGCACAGGTGCGTGCCGCGCAACTCACGGTGACGCTCGAAGCCGGCGAAACGATCTGGACCGAGAGCAGCCACAAGTACCGCGTCGAAGAAGTCGATGCGATGGCGCACGACGCGGGGTTCGCGTGCCGTAGCCAGTGGCTGGAAGAGGATTGGGGATTTGCTGAAAGTCTGCTGGTCGCGCGCTGA
- a CDS encoding acylphosphatase, producing the protein MSGPDLDSRIETYYVRVHGLVQGVGFRHATVRQAHALGIRGWVANLEDGSVEAMLQGTANQVDRMLSWLRHGPPAARVSDVASEERLTERRFERFQQQ; encoded by the coding sequence ATGAGTGGCCCGGATCTGGATTCACGGATCGAAACGTATTACGTGCGAGTGCACGGGCTCGTGCAGGGCGTCGGCTTTCGCCACGCAACCGTGCGTCAGGCGCACGCGCTCGGCATTCGCGGCTGGGTCGCCAATCTCGAGGACGGCTCGGTCGAGGCGATGCTGCAGGGCACGGCCAATCAGGTCGACCGGATGCTGTCGTGGTTGCGCCACGGACCGCCGGCTGCGCGCGTCAGCGACGTGGCTAGCGAGGAACGCCTCACCGAAAGACGCTTCGAGCGCTTTCAGCAGCAGTGA
- the hpnA gene encoding hopanoid-associated sugar epimerase yields MTDQTRDLVLITGASGFVGSAVARIALQKGFAVRVLVRATSPRRNVEALDAEVVVGDMRDEASMRVALRGVRYLLHVAADYRLWAPDPLEIERANLEGAEATMRAALKEGVERIVYTSSVATLKVTNSGASADETSPLTPERAIGVYKRSKVRAERAVERMIAEDGLPAVIVNPSTPIGPRDVKPTPTGRIIVEAALGKMPAFVDTGLNLVHVDDVAAGHFLALERGKIGERYILGGENLPLQTMLADIAALTNRKAPTLALPRWPLYPLAVGAEAVAKITKREPFITVDALRMSKNKMYFSSAKAERELGYRARPYREGLSDALEWFRQAGYLDTRGARANAG; encoded by the coding sequence ATGACCGATCAGACTCGCGATCTCGTGCTTATCACCGGCGCCTCGGGCTTCGTCGGCTCGGCGGTTGCGCGCATCGCGCTGCAAAAAGGCTTCGCCGTGCGCGTGCTCGTGCGCGCGACGAGTCCGCGTCGCAACGTCGAAGCGCTCGACGCGGAAGTCGTCGTCGGCGACATGCGCGACGAAGCATCGATGCGTGTCGCGCTGCGCGGCGTGCGTTATCTGCTGCACGTCGCCGCCGACTATCGTCTGTGGGCACCCGATCCGCTCGAAATCGAGCGTGCGAATCTCGAAGGCGCCGAAGCGACGATGCGCGCGGCGCTGAAGGAAGGCGTCGAGCGCATCGTGTACACGAGCAGCGTCGCGACGTTGAAGGTGACGAATTCGGGCGCCTCCGCCGACGAAACGTCGCCGCTCACGCCCGAACGCGCGATCGGCGTCTACAAGCGCAGCAAGGTGCGCGCCGAACGCGCAGTCGAACGGATGATCGCCGAAGACGGTTTGCCCGCAGTGATCGTCAACCCGTCGACGCCGATCGGTCCGCGCGACGTGAAGCCGACGCCGACCGGCCGCATCATCGTCGAGGCGGCGCTCGGCAAGATGCCCGCATTCGTCGATACGGGTTTGAATCTCGTGCACGTCGACGATGTCGCGGCGGGTCATTTCCTCGCGCTCGAACGCGGCAAGATCGGTGAGCGCTATATTCTCGGCGGCGAAAATCTGCCGCTGCAAACCATGCTCGCCGATATCGCCGCGCTCACCAATCGGAAAGCACCAACGCTCGCGCTGCCGCGCTGGCCGCTATATCCGCTTGCAGTCGGCGCGGAAGCGGTCGCGAAAATCACGAAGCGCGAACCGTTCATCACCGTCGACGCGCTGCGGATGTCGAAGAACAAGATGTACTTCTCGTCGGCGAAGGCGGAGCGCGAGCTGGGTTATCGCGCGCGGCCGTATCGCGAGGGCTTGAGCGATGCGCTCGAGTGGTTCAGGCAGGCGGGGTATCTCGATACGCGCGGGGCACGCGCAAATGCGGGATAA
- a CDS encoding lytic transglycosylase domain-containing protein: protein MNRLSRTFVFALLLGLVHVAQADDKTKEAAQETERQRVSSYLTQKFGVAKDKAEQIAKAVSTASEKYALPPALLLAIISIESRFKEKAKGTNGATGLMQVVPSAHRNLLKNVKDLTQPDTNIEVGSAILYGYRRSAGGDLNAALKSYGGSQAYAEKVSKRVQAFAGVVGDVPPADATQPLMPAVMSDAVRPGACDARWTDFCVGPVIWQGNASGAQGLPVALGAMNPSGGSASR from the coding sequence ATGAACCGCCTGTCCCGCACCTTCGTCTTCGCTCTCCTGCTCGGTCTCGTGCATGTCGCGCAGGCGGACGACAAGACAAAGGAAGCGGCACAGGAAACCGAACGGCAGCGCGTGTCCAGCTATCTGACGCAGAAGTTCGGCGTCGCGAAGGATAAAGCGGAGCAGATCGCGAAAGCGGTGAGCACCGCGTCGGAGAAATACGCGCTGCCGCCGGCCTTGCTGCTCGCGATCATCTCGATCGAATCGCGTTTCAAGGAAAAGGCGAAGGGGACGAACGGCGCGACCGGTCTGATGCAGGTCGTGCCCTCTGCGCACCGCAATCTGCTGAAGAACGTGAAGGATCTGACGCAGCCCGACACCAACATTGAAGTGGGTTCGGCGATTCTGTACGGCTACCGGCGCTCGGCCGGCGGCGATCTGAATGCGGCGCTGAAATCGTACGGCGGCTCGCAGGCGTATGCCGAGAAAGTGAGCAAGCGCGTGCAGGCGTTCGCGGGCGTCGTCGGCGACGTGCCGCCTGCCGATGCGACACAGCCGCTGATGCCGGCCGTCATGTCCGATGCGGTGCGACCCGGTGCGTGCGACGCGCGCTGGACCGACTTCTGCGTCGGGCCGGTGATCTGGCAAGGCAATGCTTCCGGCGCGCAAGGGCTGCCCGTTGCGCTCGGCGCGATGAATCCGTCCGGCGGTTCCGCGTCGCGTTGA
- a CDS encoding glycosyltransferase, whose product MTLILFALSCLSLLIWCVLLVARGGFWRARPAPTLVVPPRDAWPAVAAVVPARNEVDVIAQAVASLLSQDYAGAFHVVVVDDHSTDGTADAARAVALQMQCPDRLTVLTAKPLPPGWSGKVWAQSQGIEAVRTHNLPADFLLLTDADIGHPVDAVTQLVARADAEQRDLVSLMVRLRCDSFWEKALIPAFVFFFAKLYPFKWVNNPRNRTAAAAGGCMLVRRTALEEAGGIESIRAELIDDCSLAARIKHRGSGRHPIRLDVAARSVSLRPYDSWRDIWNMIARTAFTQLRYSPLLLAGTLAGMTIIYLVPPVAALTLGPTGLPAWLAWAAMCCAYAPMLRYYGRSPLWAPFLPLIALFYVGATFASAVRYWRGKGGQWKARVQAPVQER is encoded by the coding sequence ATGACTCTGATTCTCTTCGCGCTGTCGTGTCTGTCGCTGTTGATCTGGTGCGTGCTGCTGGTCGCACGCGGCGGTTTCTGGCGCGCTCGCCCGGCGCCCACGCTCGTCGTGCCGCCGCGCGACGCGTGGCCCGCGGTCGCCGCAGTCGTGCCCGCGCGTAACGAGGTGGACGTGATCGCGCAGGCGGTCGCTTCGCTGCTGTCGCAGGACTATGCCGGCGCGTTTCACGTCGTCGTCGTCGACGATCACAGCACCGACGGCACCGCCGACGCGGCCCGCGCGGTCGCGTTGCAGATGCAGTGTCCCGACCGCCTGACGGTCCTCACCGCGAAGCCGTTGCCGCCGGGCTGGTCGGGCAAGGTGTGGGCGCAGTCGCAGGGTATCGAAGCGGTGCGCACGCACAACCTTCCCGCCGACTTCCTGCTGCTCACCGACGCCGACATCGGCCACCCCGTCGACGCCGTCACGCAACTCGTCGCGCGCGCCGACGCGGAGCAGCGCGACCTCGTGTCGCTGATGGTCCGGCTGCGCTGCGATTCGTTCTGGGAAAAGGCGCTGATTCCGGCGTTCGTGTTTTTCTTCGCGAAGCTGTATCCGTTCAAGTGGGTGAACAACCCGCGCAACCGGACGGCGGCGGCGGCCGGCGGCTGCATGCTCGTGCGCCGCACGGCACTCGAGGAAGCGGGCGGCATCGAATCGATTCGCGCCGAACTCATCGACGATTGCAGTCTCGCCGCGCGCATCAAGCATCGCGGCAGCGGGCGGCATCCGATCCGGCTCGACGTCGCCGCGCGCAGCGTGTCGCTGCGTCCGTACGACAGCTGGCGCGACATCTGGAACATGATCGCGCGCACCGCATTCACGCAGCTGCGCTATTCGCCGCTGCTGCTCGCGGGCACGCTGGCCGGCATGACGATCATCTATCTCGTGCCGCCGGTTGCCGCGCTGACGCTGGGGCCGACCGGTCTTCCCGCATGGCTCGCGTGGGCCGCGATGTGCTGCGCGTACGCGCCGATGCTGCGCTACTACGGACGCTCGCCGCTGTGGGCGCCGTTCCTGCCGCTGATCGCGCTGTTCTATGTGGGCGCGACGTTCGCTTCGGCCGTGCGTTACTGGCGCGGCAAGGGCGGTCAGTGGAAGGCGCGCGTGCAGGCGCCGGTGCAGGAACGGTGA
- the hpnC gene encoding squalene synthase HpnC, protein MEVDHHDHHENFPAAGVLLPKALRAPVGVIYRVARTADDIADEGDWSPAERHTRLADFRAGLDAVAAGHTAPVHPLLFDKLAGVVAQYKLPLQPFYDLVSAFDQDIDTPRYAEWPALLDYCRRSANPVGHLMLHLSDAATPQNLADSDAICTALQLITFWQDVAGDWKKGRVYLPQADLVRFNVTEAQIAQGIVDDAWRALMAHEVAHARAMIVRGAPLALRLPGRFGLGLSTVVHGALRILERIEKAGYDVFRRRPTLGAFDWCVVATRTLAMRLSRRVCVRAPSIEGSV, encoded by the coding sequence ATGGAAGTCGATCACCACGATCACCACGAAAACTTTCCCGCCGCCGGCGTGTTGTTGCCGAAGGCGTTGCGGGCACCGGTCGGTGTGATCTATCGCGTCGCGCGCACCGCCGACGATATCGCCGACGAAGGCGACTGGAGCCCGGCCGAGCGCCACACGCGGCTCGCGGACTTTCGCGCCGGGCTCGACGCAGTAGCGGCCGGCCACACCGCGCCGGTTCATCCGCTGCTGTTCGACAAGCTGGCCGGCGTCGTCGCGCAATACAAGCTGCCGCTGCAGCCGTTCTACGATCTGGTGTCCGCGTTCGATCAGGACATAGACACTCCGCGTTACGCCGAATGGCCCGCGCTGCTCGACTATTGCCGGCGTTCGGCGAATCCGGTCGGGCATCTGATGCTGCATCTGTCCGACGCGGCCACGCCGCAAAATCTCGCCGACTCCGATGCGATCTGCACCGCGCTGCAACTGATCACGTTCTGGCAGGACGTCGCCGGCGACTGGAAGAAGGGCCGCGTGTACCTGCCGCAAGCCGATCTCGTGCGCTTCAACGTGACCGAGGCGCAGATTGCGCAGGGCATCGTCGACGATGCGTGGCGCGCGCTGATGGCCCACGAGGTCGCCCACGCACGCGCGATGATCGTGCGCGGCGCACCGCTCGCGCTGCGGTTGCCGGGGCGTTTCGGCCTCGGGCTGAGTACTGTCGTGCACGGCGCGTTGCGCATTCTCGAGCGCATCGAAAAAGCCGGCTACGACGTGTTTCGCCGTCGTCCGACGCTCGGCGCGTTCGACTGGTGCGTCGTCGCGACGCGCACGCTTGCGATGCGGCTGTCGCGTCGCGTCTGCGTGCGTGCGCCTTCGATCGAGGGCAGCGTATGA
- the ispH gene encoding 4-hydroxy-3-methylbut-2-enyl diphosphate reductase has product MRVILAQPRGFCAGVVRAIEIVDRALLQHGAPVYVRHEIVHNRHVVDNLRQKGARFVEELDEVPEGAVAIFSAHGVAQTVERAAEQRGLDVLDATCPLVTKVHVQGRQYVSAGRTLILIGHAGHPEVEGTVGQIPGKVILVQSEAEVATLDLPLDTPLAYVTQTTLSVDDTRGIIDALLTRFSDIVGPDTRDICYATQNRQAAVRELSTQVDVLLVVGATNSSNSNRLREIGSETGVPSYLVADGSEVKPEWFANAQTVGITAGASAPEEMVKHVIDALRALGPVDVTTMAGREEKVEFKLPSKLMQPIAARAEQA; this is encoded by the coding sequence ATGCGAGTCATCCTTGCCCAGCCCCGCGGCTTTTGTGCGGGCGTGGTCCGCGCAATCGAAATTGTCGATCGCGCGCTGCTGCAACACGGCGCGCCCGTGTACGTGCGCCACGAAATCGTTCACAACCGTCACGTCGTCGACAACCTGCGTCAGAAAGGCGCGCGCTTCGTCGAAGAACTCGACGAGGTGCCCGAAGGCGCCGTCGCGATCTTCAGCGCACACGGTGTCGCACAGACTGTCGAACGCGCCGCCGAACAACGCGGCCTCGACGTGCTCGACGCAACCTGCCCGCTCGTCACGAAGGTCCACGTGCAGGGTCGTCAGTACGTTTCCGCCGGCCGCACGCTGATCCTGATCGGCCACGCGGGCCACCCGGAAGTCGAAGGGACGGTCGGCCAGATTCCCGGCAAGGTCATCCTCGTGCAGAGCGAGGCCGAGGTCGCGACGCTCGATCTGCCGCTCGATACGCCGCTCGCCTATGTCACGCAGACCACGCTGTCGGTCGACGACACGCGCGGCATCATCGATGCGCTGCTCACGCGTTTCTCCGACATCGTCGGCCCGGATACCCGCGACATCTGCTACGCGACGCAGAACCGCCAGGCGGCGGTGCGCGAGCTGAGCACGCAGGTCGACGTGCTGCTGGTGGTCGGCGCGACGAACAGCTCGAACTCGAACCGGCTGCGCGAGATCGGCAGCGAAACCGGCGTGCCGAGCTACCTCGTCGCGGACGGCTCGGAAGTGAAGCCGGAGTGGTTTGCGAACGCGCAGACGGTCGGCATCACGGCGGGCGCGTCGGCACCGGAAGAAATGGTCAAGCATGTGATCGATGCGCTGCGCGCGCTCGGTCCCGTCGATGTGACGACGATGGCCGGCCGCGAAGAGAAGGTCGAATTCAAGCTGCCGTCGAAGTTGATGCAGCCGATCGCCGCGCGCGCGGAGCAAGCGTAA
- a CDS encoding MlaC/ttg2D family ABC transporter substrate-binding protein, with translation MKRYFPAFLIAALISTSAFAQSAPDAIVKGAVEGTVNAMKADPQARGGDMAKITQVVETHFVPATDFQRTTRIAIGKAWTTATPDQQKQLYEQFQLLLVRTYAASLSQLRDQDVKFRFLPVNVPATAKDAVVQSHVISNGGDDSIDYRLTKTATGWKVYDINMMGAWLIQVYQTQFADQLAKGGVDGLIKFLIAHNARSAG, from the coding sequence ATGAAACGTTATTTCCCTGCATTCCTGATTGCGGCGCTGATTTCCACCAGCGCCTTCGCGCAAAGCGCTCCCGACGCCATCGTGAAGGGCGCCGTCGAAGGCACGGTCAACGCGATGAAGGCGGACCCGCAGGCGCGCGGCGGCGACATGGCGAAGATCACTCAGGTGGTCGAAACGCATTTCGTCCCGGCCACCGACTTCCAGCGCACCACACGGATCGCCATCGGCAAGGCCTGGACCACGGCCACGCCCGATCAACAAAAGCAGCTGTACGAGCAGTTCCAGTTGCTGCTGGTGCGCACGTATGCCGCGTCGCTGTCCCAGCTGCGCGACCAGGACGTCAAGTTTCGCTTCCTGCCGGTCAACGTGCCGGCCACCGCGAAAGATGCGGTCGTCCAGTCGCATGTGATCAGCAACGGCGGCGACGATTCGATCGACTACCGCCTGACGAAAACGGCGACCGGCTGGAAGGTCTACGACATCAACATGATGGGCGCGTGGCTGATTCAGGTGTACCAGACGCAATTCGCAGACCAGCTCGCGAAAGGCGGCGTCGATGGCCTGATCAAGTTCTTGATCGCGCACAACGCGCGCAGCGCGGGCTGA